The following proteins are co-located in the Streptomyces bottropensis ATCC 25435 genome:
- a CDS encoding aromatase/cyclase: MPDSGVVRTRHAIHVAAEPKAVYELIAAAEDWPHIFPPTVHVEKFDRDGRSERLRIRAFANGEVRSWTSRRELDPSALRVTFRQEVSSAPVASMGGEWIIEAAPGGSSVVLLHDFTVVDDDPADREWVGRAVDTNSESELAALKTAAESLAAEPGALLSFSDHVDISGARQEVYDFLWRADLWEERLPHVSRLVLTEPGDDLQTVEMDTRAADGSVHTTKSVRVGFAPDRLVYKQIQVPPLMAAHTGRWTVETTEGGVRATSHHTVVLRPDRVRELLGPEATLAAARDLVREALGRNSTATLTLAKEAAERTASR; encoded by the coding sequence ATGCCGGACTCAGGCGTCGTCAGGACGCGTCATGCGATCCATGTGGCGGCCGAGCCCAAGGCCGTGTACGAGCTGATCGCGGCGGCGGAGGACTGGCCGCACATTTTTCCTCCCACCGTGCATGTGGAGAAGTTCGACCGGGACGGCCGGTCGGAACGGCTGCGGATCCGGGCGTTCGCGAACGGGGAGGTGCGGTCGTGGACCTCCCGCCGGGAACTGGATCCGAGCGCGCTGCGGGTGACGTTCCGCCAGGAGGTGTCGTCCGCGCCGGTCGCGTCGATGGGCGGCGAATGGATCATCGAGGCCGCGCCGGGCGGCAGTAGCGTCGTCCTGCTGCACGACTTCACCGTCGTCGACGACGACCCGGCGGACCGTGAGTGGGTGGGGCGCGCCGTCGACACCAACAGCGAATCCGAGCTGGCCGCGCTGAAGACGGCCGCGGAGTCCCTGGCAGCGGAGCCGGGGGCCTTGCTGTCGTTCTCCGATCACGTCGACATCTCGGGCGCGCGGCAGGAGGTGTACGACTTCCTGTGGCGGGCCGACCTGTGGGAGGAGCGGCTTCCGCATGTGAGCAGGCTCGTGCTGACCGAGCCGGGCGACGACCTGCAGACGGTGGAGATGGATACCCGCGCCGCCGACGGTTCGGTACACACGACCAAGTCGGTACGCGTCGGGTTCGCGCCGGACCGGCTCGTGTACAAGCAGATCCAGGTGCCCCCGCTGATGGCCGCGCACACGGGCCGCTGGACCGTCGAGACCACCGAGGGCGGGGTGCGCGCCACCTCGCACCACACGGTCGTCCTGCGCCCGGATCGGGTGCGCGAACTGCTGGGCCCCGAAGCCACACTCGCCGCGGCCCGCGACCTCGTACGCGAGGCCCTCGGCAGGAACAGCACGGCCACCCTCACCCTGGCCAAGGAGGCCGCGGAACGCACCGCGTCCCGCTGA
- a CDS encoding glutamate-1-semialdehyde 2,1-aminomutase has protein sequence MDTEEYELPRSRAANERLHALVPGGAHTYAKGDDQYPEHLAPVISHGSGAHVWDVDGNRYIEYGSGLRSVSLGHAHPRVSEAVRRELDRGSNFVRPSIVEVEAAERFLATVPTADMVKFAKNGSDATTAAVRLARAATGRRRVALCADHPFFSTDDWFIGTTAMSAGIPSATNDLTVTFPYADLAATEELLTRYPDDIACLILEPATHSEPPPGYLAGLRELADRHGCVLVFDEMITGFRWSEAGAQGLYGVVPDLSTFGKALGNGFAVSALAGRRALMELGGLRHSGDRVFLLSTTHGAETHSLAAAMAVQSTYVEEGVTARLHALGERLATGVREVAAAMGVGDHVLVKGRPSNLVFATLDEHGRPSQEYRTLFLRRLLAGGVLAPSFVVSAALDDADIDRTVDVVAQACAVYRKALDAGDPTPWLSGRPVKPVFRRLA, from the coding sequence GTGGACACCGAAGAGTACGAACTGCCCCGGTCGCGGGCGGCCAACGAGCGGCTGCACGCCCTCGTGCCCGGCGGCGCGCACACCTACGCCAAGGGCGACGACCAGTACCCGGAGCACCTGGCCCCGGTCATCAGCCACGGCAGCGGCGCCCATGTGTGGGACGTCGACGGCAACCGCTACATCGAGTACGGCTCCGGCCTGCGGTCGGTCAGCCTCGGGCACGCCCACCCGCGCGTGAGCGAGGCTGTGCGTCGGGAACTCGACCGCGGCAGCAACTTCGTACGGCCGTCCATCGTGGAGGTCGAGGCCGCGGAACGCTTCCTGGCGACGGTGCCCACCGCCGACATGGTGAAGTTCGCGAAGAACGGCTCCGACGCCACCACCGCCGCGGTGCGCCTCGCGCGTGCCGCCACCGGGCGCCGGCGGGTGGCCCTCTGCGCCGACCATCCGTTCTTCTCCACCGACGACTGGTTCATCGGCACCACGGCGATGTCCGCCGGCATCCCGTCGGCCACCAACGACCTCACCGTGACGTTCCCCTACGCGGACCTGGCCGCCACCGAGGAACTGCTCACCCGGTACCCGGACGACATCGCCTGCCTGATCCTCGAACCCGCCACCCACAGCGAACCGCCGCCCGGTTACCTGGCCGGCCTGCGCGAACTGGCCGACCGGCACGGCTGCGTCCTCGTCTTCGACGAGATGATCACCGGGTTCCGCTGGTCCGAGGCGGGCGCCCAGGGCCTGTACGGCGTCGTCCCCGACCTCTCCACGTTCGGCAAGGCGCTGGGCAACGGCTTCGCCGTCTCCGCGCTGGCCGGCCGCCGCGCCCTGATGGAGCTGGGCGGGCTGCGCCACTCCGGCGACCGGGTGTTCCTGCTGTCCACCACGCACGGTGCGGAGACGCACTCCCTGGCGGCCGCGATGGCCGTGCAGAGCACCTACGTCGAGGAGGGCGTCACCGCGCGGCTGCACGCCCTCGGCGAGCGGCTGGCCACCGGCGTCCGTGAAGTCGCCGCCGCCATGGGCGTCGGCGACCACGTCCTCGTCAAGGGCCGGCCCAGCAACCTGGTCTTCGCCACCCTCGACGAGCACGGGCGGCCGTCGCAGGAGTACCGCACCCTGTTCCTGCGCCGGCTCCTCGCGGGCGGGGTGCTGGCCCCGTCGTTCGTGGTGAGCGCCGCGCTCGACGACGCCGACATCGATCGGACCGTCGACGTGGTCGCCCAGGCGTGCGCGGTGTACCGGAAGGCGCTGGACGCCGGCGACCCCACGCCCTGGCTGTCCGGACGGCCGGTGAAACCGGTGTTCCGCCGTCTGGCGTGA
- a CDS encoding ketosynthase chain-length factor translates to MTATATRPVITGLGVAAPTGLGTDAHWSAVVEGTNGIAEITRFDASGYRVRLAGEVPGFEASAHIPSRLLPQTDHMTRLALYAADEALKDSGIDLAALAPYEAGVSSASSMGGFEFGQRELQNLWSKGGQFVSAYQSFAWFYAVNTGQISIRHGLKGPSSAVVTDQAGGLDAIGHARRQIRKGTKVMLAGGVDGALCPLGLAGQLASGRLSTENRPDRAYLPFDEAASGHVPGEGGAYLVLEDPVSAEERGARVHGELAGYAATFDPDPRDPGADGLERAIRAALADADRTPDTIAVVFADAAGVPEADRAEAAALAAVFGPRGVRVAVPKAQTGRLYAGGGALDLASALLVLRDGSVPPTAHVTSVAADCPVDLVTGEARTLTGDAALVLARGEGGFNAAAVVTRAN, encoded by the coding sequence GTGACGGCCACCGCCACCCGACCCGTGATCACCGGACTCGGTGTCGCCGCCCCCACCGGCCTCGGCACCGACGCACACTGGTCGGCCGTCGTCGAGGGCACGAACGGCATCGCGGAGATCACCCGTTTCGACGCCTCCGGTTACCGGGTGCGGCTCGCCGGCGAGGTACCCGGCTTCGAGGCCTCCGCGCACATCCCGAGCCGGCTGCTGCCCCAGACCGACCACATGACCCGCCTCGCCCTGTACGCGGCCGACGAGGCACTGAAGGACAGCGGTATCGATCTCGCCGCCCTGGCCCCCTACGAGGCAGGCGTCTCCTCGGCCTCGTCGATGGGCGGCTTCGAGTTCGGCCAGCGCGAACTGCAGAACCTGTGGAGCAAGGGCGGCCAGTTCGTCAGCGCGTACCAGTCCTTCGCCTGGTTCTACGCCGTCAACACCGGCCAGATCTCGATCCGGCACGGGCTGAAGGGCCCGAGCAGCGCCGTCGTCACCGACCAGGCGGGCGGACTCGACGCCATCGGGCACGCGCGGCGGCAGATCCGCAAGGGTACGAAGGTGATGCTCGCGGGAGGCGTCGACGGCGCCCTGTGCCCACTGGGCCTCGCGGGACAGCTCGCGTCCGGTCGGCTCAGCACCGAGAACCGCCCCGACCGCGCTTACCTGCCCTTCGACGAGGCGGCGTCGGGCCATGTCCCGGGCGAGGGCGGCGCGTACCTGGTGCTGGAGGACCCGGTGTCCGCCGAGGAACGCGGCGCCCGTGTCCACGGCGAACTCGCCGGATACGCGGCCACCTTCGACCCCGATCCGCGCGACCCCGGGGCCGACGGTCTGGAGCGCGCGATCCGTGCCGCCCTCGCGGACGCGGACCGTACGCCCGACACCATCGCCGTCGTCTTCGCGGACGCGGCCGGCGTACCCGAGGCGGACCGGGCCGAAGCGGCCGCGCTCGCCGCGGTGTTCGGCCCCCGCGGGGTACGGGTCGCGGTACCGAAGGCGCAGACCGGCCGCCTGTACGCGGGCGGCGGGGCCCTCGACCTGGCCTCCGCGCTGCTGGTCCTGCGTGACGGGAGCGTTCCCCCGACCGCGCACGTCACCTCGGTCGCCGCGGACTGCCCCGTGGACCTGGTGACGGGCGAGGCGCGCACGCTCACCGGCGACGCGGCGCTGGTCCTGGCCCGCGGCGAGGGCGGCTTCAACGCGGCCGCGGTGGTCACGCGCGCGAACTGA
- a CDS encoding beta-ketoacyl-[acyl-carrier-protein] synthase family protein — MERRVVITGIGAVAPGGTGIKRYWDLLSTGRTATRTISLFDASPYRSQVAAEVDLRPAAAGLSPQEERRLDRAGQFALIAAREAVADSGLDLTTSQAARTGVSLGCAVGCTTSMEDEYVVLSDGGAHWLVDPAYAVPRLYDHFVPSSLAAELAREVGAKGPVSLVSDGCTSGLDAVGHGADLIREGSADVIVAGGTDAPISPITLACFDAIKATTPRNDDPEHASRPFDNSRNGLVLGEGAAVLILEELQHARKRGARIYAEVAGFGTRSNAYHMTGLRSDGAEMAEAIRVALAEARLAPGEIDYVNAHGSSTKQNDRHETAAFKTSLGEHAHRVPVSSIKSMIGHSLGAIGALELVACVLAMENGLIPPTANLHEPDPLCDLDYVPNIAREARVDSVLSVGSGFGGFQSAVVLARPERSAA, encoded by the coding sequence ATGGAACGACGCGTCGTCATAACCGGAATCGGTGCGGTGGCGCCCGGGGGAACAGGGATCAAGAGGTACTGGGATCTGCTGTCGACCGGGCGGACGGCCACCCGCACCATCTCCCTCTTCGATGCCTCCCCGTACCGCTCCCAGGTCGCGGCCGAGGTCGACCTCCGGCCCGCCGCGGCGGGGCTGTCCCCGCAGGAGGAGCGCAGGCTCGACCGCGCGGGCCAGTTCGCGCTGATCGCCGCCCGGGAGGCGGTGGCCGACTCCGGCCTCGACCTCACGACCTCACAGGCGGCGCGCACGGGTGTGTCGCTCGGCTGCGCGGTGGGCTGCACCACGTCGATGGAGGACGAGTACGTCGTCCTGAGCGACGGCGGCGCCCACTGGCTCGTCGACCCCGCGTACGCGGTGCCCCGGCTTTACGACCACTTCGTGCCGAGCTCGCTGGCCGCCGAGCTGGCCCGCGAGGTCGGGGCCAAGGGTCCGGTGTCGCTGGTCTCCGACGGCTGCACCTCCGGCCTCGACGCCGTCGGTCACGGGGCCGATCTCATCCGCGAGGGCAGCGCCGACGTCATCGTCGCGGGGGGCACCGACGCGCCGATCTCACCCATCACCCTCGCCTGCTTCGACGCCATCAAGGCGACCACGCCCCGCAACGACGACCCCGAACACGCCTCCCGCCCCTTCGACAACTCCCGCAACGGGCTCGTCCTCGGCGAAGGCGCGGCGGTGCTGATCCTGGAGGAACTCCAGCACGCGCGGAAGCGCGGCGCACGGATCTACGCCGAGGTCGCCGGATTCGGCACGCGCAGCAACGCGTACCACATGACCGGACTGCGCTCGGACGGCGCGGAGATGGCCGAGGCGATCCGGGTGGCGCTCGCGGAGGCGCGGCTCGCACCGGGGGAGATCGACTACGTCAACGCGCACGGCTCCAGCACCAAGCAGAACGACCGGCACGAGACCGCCGCGTTCAAGACCTCGCTCGGCGAGCACGCCCACCGGGTGCCCGTCAGCTCCATCAAGTCGATGATCGGGCACTCGCTCGGCGCGATCGGCGCGCTCGAACTCGTCGCATGCGTGCTCGCCATGGAGAACGGCCTGATCCCGCCCACCGCGAACCTGCACGAACCCGATCCGCTGTGCGACCTCGACTACGTCCCCAACATCGCGCGGGAGGCCCGGGTCGACTCCGTGCTCAGCGTCGGCAGCGGCTTCGGCGGTTTCCAGAGCGCCGTCGTCCTCGCCCGTCCCGAAAGGAGTGCCGCGTGA
- a CDS encoding ABC transporter substrate-binding protein, with protein sequence MSRTPAARPTGVRGRRPRTTRALTTATLFTLLLAACGSGKEEIPEDTRAADLGREDVVSAVHEESAISAALPAKLRESGVLRIGSGIGVPPVAFSPEDGGPPRGIDIDVSEAVARVLGLKVERKHVSGASLITGLSAGRYELGTANLAVTEERKQVLDFVLYVTDGTGFAVRDGSALKKVDDLGQLCGLRVGTGTGTTFEADLEAASKECAADDKEPIEISTYPDAAAHFLALRQGRVDVLMTTASVLRYAATQQPDLRYLNEIERKNIGLAVKKGSPLAEPLKEAVNQLIEDGTYAKILKKWQLEPAAVEKSVVNPPAQP encoded by the coding sequence ATGTCCCGAACTCCGGCCGCGCGCCCCACGGGCGTGCGCGGACGTCGCCCGCGCACCACTCGGGCGCTCACCACGGCAACCCTGTTCACCCTGCTCCTCGCGGCCTGTGGCTCCGGCAAGGAGGAGATCCCCGAGGACACCCGGGCCGCCGACCTGGGGCGCGAGGACGTCGTCTCCGCGGTCCACGAGGAATCCGCCATCTCCGCGGCCCTGCCCGCGAAGCTGCGCGAGTCGGGGGTGCTGCGCATCGGTTCCGGCATCGGCGTGCCCCCCGTCGCGTTCAGCCCCGAGGACGGCGGCCCGCCGCGCGGCATCGACATCGATGTCTCCGAGGCCGTGGCCCGCGTCCTCGGACTCAAGGTGGAGCGCAAGCACGTCAGCGGCGCCTCCCTCATCACCGGCCTGAGCGCCGGCCGGTACGAACTCGGCACCGCGAATCTCGCCGTGACCGAGGAACGCAAGCAGGTGCTCGACTTCGTCCTCTACGTCACCGACGGCACCGGCTTCGCCGTGCGGGACGGCAGCGCGCTGAAGAAGGTCGACGACCTCGGTCAGCTCTGCGGACTGCGCGTCGGCACCGGTACGGGCACGACGTTCGAGGCGGATCTTGAGGCGGCGAGCAAGGAATGCGCGGCCGACGACAAGGAGCCGATCGAGATCAGTACCTACCCGGACGCGGCCGCGCACTTCCTCGCGCTGCGCCAGGGCCGGGTGGACGTCCTGATGACGACGGCCAGCGTGCTGCGTTACGCGGCCACCCAGCAGCCGGACCTGCGCTACCTCAACGAGATCGAACGCAAGAACATCGGTCTCGCCGTCAAGAAGGGCTCCCCGCTCGCCGAACCCCTGAAGGAGGCGGTGAACCAGCTCATCGAGGACGGCACGTACGCGAAGATCCTCAAGAAGTGGCAGCTGGAGCCGGCGGCCGTCGAGAAGTCGGTCGTCAACCCGCCGGCGCAGCCCTGA
- a CDS encoding ketoacyl-ACP synthase III family protein produces MRFEDLYIAGAAVHLEGTTTVAEALRDGRCDERTATRSGIASVAVSTGSSAPELAVGAARQVLERTGTHPTDIDLVLHATVQHQGHDLWAPASYIQRYALGNRCPAIEIKQLSNGGMAALELASAYLAGAPGPTAGLLTTGDVFTDPGFDRWRSDPGTVYGDAGTALVLARGRGGFARLRSLVTVSDADLEQMHRGRDPFSPVPFAVRQPIDLGLLQRAFIEDTGRSYSVARITAGQDETLKRALAEADCTLADLSWFVLPNFGRGRLNSTFLRRWSIEEERTTWRWGRSVGHLGAGDQFAGLAFLAESGRARAGELGLLFGVGAGFTWSCAIVEFTGTGAGETGSG; encoded by the coding sequence ATGAGGTTCGAGGACCTGTACATCGCCGGGGCCGCCGTGCACCTGGAGGGCACGACCACCGTGGCGGAGGCGCTGCGGGACGGGCGGTGCGACGAGCGCACCGCGACGCGCAGCGGGATCGCCTCCGTGGCGGTGTCGACGGGCTCGTCCGCGCCCGAACTCGCGGTGGGCGCGGCGCGGCAGGTGCTGGAGCGTACCGGCACGCATCCCACCGACATCGATCTGGTGCTGCACGCGACCGTGCAGCACCAGGGGCACGATCTGTGGGCCCCCGCCTCGTACATCCAGCGATACGCGCTCGGCAACCGATGCCCCGCGATCGAGATCAAGCAGCTCTCCAACGGGGGCATGGCCGCGCTGGAACTCGCGTCCGCCTACCTCGCCGGCGCGCCCGGCCCCACGGCCGGGCTGCTGACCACGGGCGACGTGTTCACAGATCCCGGCTTCGACCGCTGGCGCAGTGACCCCGGCACCGTGTACGGGGACGCTGGTACCGCGCTCGTCCTGGCCCGGGGACGCGGGGGTTTCGCGCGGCTGCGCAGCCTGGTGACCGTGTCGGACGCCGATCTCGAACAGATGCACAGGGGGCGGGACCCGTTCTCGCCGGTGCCGTTCGCCGTCCGGCAGCCCATCGATCTGGGGCTGCTGCAGAGGGCGTTCATCGAGGACACGGGGCGGTCGTACAGCGTCGCCCGGATCACGGCCGGGCAGGACGAGACGTTGAAGCGGGCGCTCGCCGAGGCGGACTGCACGCTCGCCGACCTCTCCTGGTTCGTGCTCCCGAACTTCGGACGCGGCCGGCTGAACTCCACGTTCCTGCGTCGCTGGAGCATCGAGGAGGAGCGGACCACCTGGCGGTGGGGCCGTTCGGTCGGTCACCTCGGGGCCGGTGACCAGTTCGCGGGTCTCGCGTTCCTCGCCGAGTCGGGCCGGGCGCGCGCCGGTGAACTGGGGCTGCTGTTCGGGGTCGGTGCGGGTTTCACCTGGAGCTGCGCGATCGTGGAGTTCACGGGTACGGGCGCGGGAGAGACGGGATCCGGATGA
- a CDS encoding phosphatase PAP2 family protein encodes MLSAPPVLPAVLRAWLGTVAVLAALGVAVGGVVFAGDGEPGAVDVRVSAVVDGVGPSWRRVALGTDFLGEPAGAAVLVVAVVAGCLLLLRRPRAAVFVLASVGGAVGATTLLKPLVGRTIHGDDNLSYPSGHTAFLTALALAVALLAAGRLRLGRTAGLTLVLAAAPAAGAVMGWAQVVLGAHYPTDVLGGWCTALAVTPATAWLVDRTGGRAGPR; translated from the coding sequence GTGCTGTCCGCGCCGCCCGTGCTGCCGGCGGTGTTGCGTGCGTGGCTCGGGACGGTGGCCGTTCTCGCCGCGCTGGGGGTGGCCGTCGGTGGGGTCGTGTTCGCCGGGGACGGGGAGCCCGGTGCGGTGGACGTGCGGGTCTCGGCGGTGGTCGACGGGGTGGGGCCCTCGTGGCGGCGGGTCGCTCTCGGCACGGACTTTCTGGGGGAGCCCGCCGGGGCGGCGGTGCTGGTCGTGGCCGTCGTGGCGGGCTGTCTCCTGCTGCTGCGGCGTCCTCGGGCCGCGGTGTTCGTCCTCGCCTCGGTCGGCGGCGCCGTGGGGGCGACCACGCTGCTCAAGCCCCTGGTCGGACGCACCATCCACGGCGACGACAACCTGTCGTACCCGAGCGGGCACACCGCCTTCCTCACCGCGCTCGCCCTCGCGGTGGCGCTGCTCGCGGCCGGGCGGCTCCGCCTCGGCAGAACGGCCGGCCTCACCCTCGTGCTCGCCGCCGCGCCGGCCGCCGGGGCCGTCATGGGCTGGGCGCAGGTCGTGCTGGGCGCGCACTACCCGACCGACGTCCTCGGCGGCTGGTGCACCGCGCTGGCGGTGACACCGGCCACCGCGTGGCTGGTCGACCGGACGGGCGGACGGGCAGGGCCTCGCTGA
- a CDS encoding polysaccharide pyruvyl transferase family protein, with protein MTSAPGRPVRVGVFGLLGSGNLGNDGSLEAVLGQLRAAHPEAVVDALCGGPEVVTARYGIPATRLHWYRGEYRTASRAGAIAGKGLGKLVDAFRTAAWVRRHDVVIVPGMGVLEATLPLRPWGFPYALFLLCASGRLSGTRVALVGVGAGPIGNRATRTLVRWSARLAAHRSYRDELSRDALRAMGVDTSRDEVHPDLAFALPVPPVSAAGDPPGLVCVGVMDFHGGDDDRDRAEEIHRRYLDGTTRFVRALAEEGRPVRLLTGDACDAPVVAAILDAVDSPLVTAAEATSLADLLKETAAAETVVATRYHNLVCALRAGTPTLALGYAAKSDALMARMGLDTYCHPAREVDADRLLEQFRELEKNAADVRRTLAERNLTVARQLDRQFTALTAALFPAAGRTRTPSPASTRQETP; from the coding sequence ATGACGTCCGCGCCCGGCAGGCCGGTACGCGTCGGGGTGTTCGGCCTGCTCGGCTCCGGCAACCTCGGCAACGACGGGTCCCTGGAGGCCGTGCTCGGCCAGCTCCGCGCCGCGCATCCGGAGGCGGTCGTGGACGCGCTGTGCGGCGGACCCGAGGTCGTCACGGCCCGGTACGGCATCCCCGCGACGCGGCTGCACTGGTATCGCGGGGAGTACCGGACCGCCTCCCGAGCGGGCGCGATCGCGGGGAAGGGGCTGGGCAAGCTCGTCGACGCCTTCCGCACCGCCGCCTGGGTGCGGCGGCACGACGTGGTGATCGTGCCGGGCATGGGCGTCCTGGAGGCCACGCTGCCGCTGCGGCCGTGGGGGTTCCCGTACGCGCTGTTCCTGCTGTGCGCGAGCGGCCGGCTGTCCGGCACCCGGGTCGCGCTGGTCGGCGTGGGGGCCGGCCCGATCGGCAACCGGGCGACCCGGACCCTGGTGCGCTGGTCGGCGCGGCTGGCCGCCCACCGGTCGTACCGGGACGAGCTGTCCCGTGACGCGCTGCGGGCGATGGGCGTGGACACCTCGCGCGACGAGGTCCATCCGGACCTCGCCTTCGCCCTGCCGGTGCCGCCGGTGAGCGCGGCCGGCGACCCGCCGGGCCTCGTGTGCGTCGGCGTCATGGACTTCCACGGCGGCGACGACGACCGCGACCGCGCCGAGGAGATCCACCGGCGCTACCTGGACGGGACGACCCGCTTCGTCCGCGCGCTGGCCGAGGAGGGCAGACCCGTCCGGCTGCTCACCGGCGACGCGTGCGACGCGCCGGTGGTCGCCGCGATCCTCGACGCGGTGGACTCGCCGCTGGTCACCGCCGCCGAGGCGACCTCGCTGGCCGACCTGCTGAAGGAGACGGCGGCCGCCGAGACCGTGGTGGCGACCCGCTACCACAACCTGGTCTGCGCGCTGAGGGCCGGCACCCCGACGCTCGCCCTCGGCTACGCGGCCAAGAGTGACGCGCTCATGGCGAGGATGGGGCTGGACACGTACTGCCATCCGGCTCGCGAGGTCGACGCCGACCGGCTGCTCGAACAGTTCCGGGAGCTGGAGAAGAACGCGGCGGACGTACGGCGGACCCTCGCCGAGCGGAACCTGACCGTCGCCCGGCAGCTCGACCGGCAGTTCACGGCTCTGACAGCGGCCCTGTTCCCGGCGGCCGGCCGCACCCGCACCCCCTCCCCCGCGTCCACCCGGCAGGAGACACCATGA
- a CDS encoding acyl carrier protein, producing the protein MSANGVTALSIDDFTRILRESAGQDEGVDLSGDIADVSFTDLGYDSLALLEVAGRITRAYGVTLPDEDLDGAETPRAFVDLVNSSLSGS; encoded by the coding sequence ATGAGCGCCAACGGGGTCACGGCACTGAGCATCGACGACTTCACCCGCATCCTGCGCGAGTCGGCCGGCCAGGACGAGGGCGTCGACCTGAGCGGAGACATCGCCGACGTGTCCTTCACGGACCTCGGCTACGACTCCCTCGCCCTGCTGGAGGTGGCCGGCCGTATCACCCGCGCCTACGGCGTGACCCTTCCCGACGAGGACCTCGACGGCGCCGAGACCCCCCGGGCCTTCGTCGACCTGGTCAACTCGTCCCTGTCGGGAAGCTGA
- a CDS encoding dTDP-4-dehydrorhamnose 3,5-epimerase family protein encodes MKATAVPEIFGAYLFEPTPYADERGFFCRTFDADVVRSVGLDPDAFIQDSLSRSVGGVLRGLHLRSGAGEAKLVRCSSGKIFDVVVDLRPHSPTYLGRAFFELSGETQRTLYIPAGCAHGFQALTATADTSYRIDRPHDPAEDVTIAFDDPELAIPWPLPVTSMSERDRKAPSLADVLKHRES; translated from the coding sequence ATGAAAGCGACCGCCGTCCCGGAGATCTTCGGCGCCTACCTGTTCGAGCCGACGCCGTACGCCGACGAACGCGGCTTCTTCTGCCGTACCTTCGACGCCGACGTGGTCCGCTCGGTGGGGCTCGACCCGGACGCCTTCATCCAGGACAGCCTGTCCCGCTCGGTCGGAGGTGTGCTGCGCGGCCTGCACCTGCGCTCCGGCGCCGGCGAGGCCAAGCTGGTGCGGTGCTCGTCCGGGAAGATCTTCGACGTCGTCGTGGACCTGCGGCCCCACTCGCCGACCTACCTGGGCCGTGCCTTCTTCGAGCTGTCCGGCGAGACCCAGAGGACCCTGTACATCCCGGCGGGCTGCGCGCACGGCTTCCAGGCGCTGACCGCGACCGCCGACACCTCGTACCGGATCGACCGCCCGCACGACCCGGCCGAGGACGTGACGATCGCCTTCGACGACCCGGAACTGGCCATTCCCTGGCCGCTGCCGGTCACGTCGATGTCCGAGCGGGACCGGAAGGCGCCGAGCCTCGCCGACGTCCTGAAGCACAGGGAGAGTTGA
- a CDS encoding acyltransferase domain-containing protein, giving the protein MTAPRPAVLLFPGQGAQQPGMGVGLYRAHPGFRTRMDEVLGLWRAHGFDLRADWLAARTGPETDGPRTAQPLLFALDWAVGRTVLDAGVRPAALLGHSVGEVAAATLAGLFDLTDSVALMADRISQLDGTPPGGMLAVQASPDEVTPYTTDEVVVGAVNAPRQVLLAGPEEGLRTAQQKLRADGFTCRRARALNPFHSPVLTEAALRALPLLASVPVRRPRLVLHSAYEPGPLTYERARDPRFWALQPARPVLFGPALDLLLAEREVVLAEAGPGQGLTVLARRHPRVARGGSRAVGLLLARPGTPEAEREAFDRALAELSDAPAEPAADATAQASRPVRAGLQAGLTRLRPGTGAPVPADSE; this is encoded by the coding sequence GTGACCGCACCGCGGCCGGCCGTACTGCTGTTTCCCGGGCAGGGCGCGCAACAACCCGGTATGGGCGTCGGCCTGTACCGCGCCCATCCGGGTTTCCGGACCCGCATGGACGAGGTCCTCGGACTGTGGCGCGCGCACGGGTTCGATCTGCGCGCCGACTGGCTCGCCGCCCGCACCGGCCCGGAGACCGACGGTCCGCGCACCGCCCAGCCGCTGCTGTTCGCACTCGACTGGGCCGTCGGCCGCACGGTCCTCGACGCCGGGGTGCGGCCCGCGGCCCTGCTCGGGCACAGCGTCGGAGAGGTCGCCGCGGCCACCCTCGCCGGCCTCTTCGACCTGACCGACTCCGTGGCCCTGATGGCGGACCGCATCAGCCAGCTCGACGGCACCCCGCCGGGCGGCATGCTCGCCGTGCAGGCGAGCCCCGACGAGGTCACCCCGTACACCACCGACGAGGTCGTCGTGGGCGCCGTCAACGCGCCCCGCCAGGTGCTGCTCGCCGGCCCCGAGGAGGGCCTGCGCACCGCGCAGCAGAAACTGCGCGCCGACGGCTTCACCTGCCGCAGGGCTCGCGCGCTCAACCCGTTCCACAGCCCGGTGCTCACCGAAGCGGCCCTGCGCGCGCTGCCGCTGCTCGCCTCGGTGCCCGTCCGTCGGCCCCGGTTGGTACTGCACTCGGCGTACGAGCCCGGGCCCCTGACCTACGAACGGGCCCGGGACCCGAGGTTCTGGGCGCTCCAGCCCGCGCGTCCCGTGCTGTTCGGGCCGGCGCTCGACCTCCTGCTCGCCGAGCGGGAGGTGGTGCTCGCCGAGGCGGGTCCGGGACAGGGGCTCACCGTGCTCGCGCGCCGCCATCCACGGGTCGCGAGAGGAGGCTCCCGGGCGGTCGGTCTGCTGCTCGCGCGCCCCGGCACACCCGAAGCCGAGCGCGAGGCCTTCGACAGGGCCCTCGCCGAACTCTCCGACGCACCCGCAGAACCGGCCGCCGACGCGACGGCACAGGCGTCCAGGCCGGTTCGAGCGGGTCTCCAGGCCGGATTGACACGTTTGCGACCCGGGACCGGAGCGCCGGTTCCCGCCGACAGCGAGTGA